A stretch of Rubinisphaera margarita DNA encodes these proteins:
- a CDS encoding sulfatase family protein, with protein sequence MRHRVWLILFALLCTIPSLSHAADQPNVLMITVDDMNWDSVGVFGCPLKGITPNIDQLAADGMRFNHAHVTIAICQPTRSVWMTGRYPHRNGALGFDPIDRAVPTLQESLRDAGYYNGILSKIEHLEPKEKFCWDFEGAMNDLGRGRDPEKYFELTKTFLAAADQAEKPFFLMANSNDPHRPFAGSTQEQGRRGNKNKKQARAPAYPESEPFCSPDEVIIPGFLPDLSDIRQELSEYFTSVHRADAITGAVLKALDESGHRDDTLVVFMSDHGMPLPFAKTNCYLNSTKTPLIVRWPGRISAGTVDDQHMVSGIDFMPTVLEALQLTPPKGMDGRSYLSILRGDTQKNRDWVFTSINTLSSKKPFPMRAITTRTHGYIFNAWSDGETVFRNESQNGLTFKAMQRAAENDPQIAERVKLFQYRQPEELYNYEQDPAARDDLSDDNGKREILEDLRSQLETIMTETDDPQLENYRSYLKSAEE encoded by the coding sequence ATGAGACACCGCGTCTGGCTGATTTTGTTCGCCCTGCTCTGCACGATCCCATCACTCTCACACGCCGCCGATCAGCCGAACGTGCTGATGATTACGGTCGATGACATGAACTGGGACTCGGTCGGCGTCTTCGGCTGTCCGCTGAAAGGGATCACGCCGAACATCGACCAGCTCGCCGCGGACGGCATGCGTTTCAATCATGCTCATGTCACGATCGCCATCTGCCAGCCAACCCGTTCGGTCTGGATGACGGGGCGTTATCCGCATCGCAACGGAGCCCTCGGCTTCGATCCGATCGATCGTGCCGTCCCTACGTTGCAGGAATCTCTGCGAGACGCCGGCTACTACAACGGGATTCTCTCAAAGATTGAACACCTGGAGCCGAAGGAGAAGTTCTGCTGGGACTTCGAAGGTGCGATGAACGATCTGGGGCGGGGTCGCGATCCCGAGAAGTATTTCGAGTTGACGAAGACATTTCTCGCAGCGGCCGATCAGGCGGAGAAGCCGTTCTTTCTGATGGCGAACTCCAACGATCCGCATCGGCCGTTCGCGGGAAGTACCCAGGAACAGGGACGCCGCGGCAATAAGAACAAGAAGCAGGCCCGGGCGCCCGCTTATCCGGAATCGGAGCCGTTCTGCTCGCCGGACGAAGTCATCATTCCCGGCTTTCTTCCTGATCTGTCCGACATTCGTCAGGAACTGAGCGAATACTTCACCTCAGTGCATCGAGCCGATGCGATTACCGGAGCCGTGCTCAAAGCGCTCGACGAAAGTGGGCATCGTGACGATACCCTCGTCGTCTTCATGAGCGACCACGGCATGCCGCTGCCGTTCGCTAAGACGAACTGCTACCTCAACAGCACGAAGACGCCGCTGATCGTCCGCTGGCCGGGCCGAATCTCGGCGGGAACGGTCGACGATCAGCATATGGTCTCGGGGATCGACTTCATGCCGACCGTTCTTGAAGCACTCCAGTTGACTCCCCCGAAAGGAATGGACGGCCGCAGCTATCTGTCCATTCTGCGCGGGGACACGCAGAAGAATCGCGATTGGGTCTTCACGAGCATCAACACGCTTTCCAGCAAAAAGCCGTTCCCGATGCGGGCCATCACGACTCGTACGCATGGCTACATCTTCAATGCCTGGTCGGATGGCGAAACGGTCTTCAGGAATGAATCGCAAAACGGGTTGACGTTCAAAGCGATGCAGCGAGCCGCGGAGAACGATCCGCAGATCGCCGAGCGGGTGAAGCTGTTTCAATACCGCCAGCCGGAAGAACTCTATAACTACGAACAGGATCCGGCTGCCCGCGACGATCTTTCTGATGACAACGGAAAGCGGGAGATTCTGGAAGATCTGCGTTCTCAACTGGAAACAATCATGACAGAAACGGATGATCCGCAGCTGGAGAATTACCGTTCGTATTTGAAATCCGCGGAAGAATAG
- a CDS encoding POT family MFS transporter: protein MAGQKKHATAPYDIETMPPGIPYIVGNEAAERFSYYGMKAILTVFMTSFLLDMQGEVAPMSKEEAREWLHGFGSAVYFFPIFGAILADWLFGKYRIIISLSIVYCFGHVAMALVDLPQVTGVHPRTMLFIALALIAVGSGGIKPCVSSHVGDQFGKRNHHLLPRVFQWFYFSINFGSAISTLLIPVLLTQFGPSVAFGIPGVLMAIATFAFWMGRNKYAHIPPAGTSFFRETFSKTGLLAILNLIPLYFFIAMFWALFDQTASAWVIQAQSMNRSVGGWDVQPSQLQAINPVLVMIFIPLFSYVIYPAMGRFFTVTPLRKIAIGLFLTVPAFALPAWLEMRIAAGETPHIIWHFWAYVLITAAEIMVSITSLEFSYTQAPKRMKSFIMGLYLLSVSLGNFFVAGVNHYIQNEDGTSKLTEVQYYQFFTVCMLVTAVLFVIFAQFYRGKTYIQDEELAMEAEHRLDDYQDDVIDKQVDEEGTTGT, encoded by the coding sequence ATGGCCGGTCAGAAGAAGCACGCGACAGCCCCCTACGACATCGAAACCATGCCTCCGGGCATTCCTTATATTGTGGGGAACGAGGCTGCTGAGCGCTTCAGCTACTACGGCATGAAGGCGATCCTGACCGTCTTCATGACTTCCTTCCTGCTCGACATGCAGGGAGAAGTCGCCCCGATGTCCAAAGAAGAAGCCCGGGAGTGGCTGCACGGGTTTGGCTCGGCCGTTTACTTCTTCCCGATCTTCGGAGCCATCCTCGCCGACTGGCTGTTCGGGAAATACCGGATCATCATCTCGCTGTCGATTGTGTACTGCTTTGGTCATGTGGCCATGGCTCTCGTCGATTTGCCTCAAGTGACCGGCGTCCATCCACGAACGATGCTCTTTATCGCCCTGGCCCTCATCGCCGTCGGGTCCGGGGGGATCAAACCGTGTGTCTCCTCGCACGTGGGGGACCAGTTCGGAAAACGCAATCACCACCTGCTGCCGCGGGTGTTCCAGTGGTTCTACTTTTCGATCAACTTCGGCTCCGCCATTTCGACGCTGCTCATTCCGGTGCTGCTGACGCAGTTCGGTCCGAGTGTCGCCTTCGGAATTCCCGGAGTGCTGATGGCGATTGCCACCTTCGCCTTCTGGATGGGCCGCAACAAATACGCTCATATCCCACCGGCCGGAACGAGCTTCTTCCGGGAAACCTTCAGCAAGACCGGTCTGCTGGCCATTCTGAATCTGATCCCGCTCTACTTCTTCATCGCGATGTTCTGGGCTCTGTTTGATCAAACCGCCTCGGCCTGGGTGATTCAGGCCCAGTCGATGAACCGCTCTGTTGGCGGGTGGGACGTGCAGCCGTCGCAGTTGCAGGCGATCAATCCCGTGCTCGTGATGATCTTCATCCCGCTGTTTTCCTACGTGATCTACCCGGCGATGGGCAGGTTTTTCACGGTCACGCCGCTACGCAAGATTGCGATTGGACTCTTTCTCACCGTCCCGGCCTTTGCTCTGCCGGCATGGCTGGAGATGCGAATCGCTGCAGGAGAGACGCCGCACATCATCTGGCACTTCTGGGCTTACGTGCTGATCACCGCAGCCGAGATCATGGTGTCGATCACGTCGCTGGAGTTCTCCTACACGCAGGCTCCGAAGCGAATGAAGTCGTTCATCATGGGGCTGTATCTGTTGAGTGTGTCGCTCGGCAACTTCTTTGTCGCCGGCGTGAACCATTACATTCAGAACGAAGACGGCACGAGCAAACTGACCGAAGTGCAGTACTACCAGTTCTTCACCGTTTGCATGCTGGTGACGGCCGTCCTGTTCGTGATCTTCGCCCAGTTCTATCGCGGCAAGACTTACATCCAGGACGAAGAACTCGCCATGGAAGCCGAGCACCGTCTCGACGATTACCAGGATGATGTGATCGACAAGCAGGTTGACGAAGAAGGCACGACTGGCACCTGA
- a CDS encoding FAD:protein FMN transferase encodes MGLENCQVRASEISDTTPARYQFQQVCMGVPWRIEFEADSNEDALAAQKAVFARVREIDRALSDYDPDSELNQLCQQAKTGEKTEVSEDLFTVLSAAQTMSCRSGGAFDVTVGHITDLWRRAYRKNALPEEATLKDALSRTSFRLLRLHPECRTVEFLKDDLQLDLGAIAKGYAADEALEVLKNQGIDRALIDASGDIVVGDPPTGAEHWVIGIAPLKSPQGEPDVFLKLANCSVATSGDASRYVEIDGTRYSHIVDPKTGIGLTESSSVTVIAPDGMNADALASALSVMGPEKGLAILKKYSASALIVLGTDDGFEQHSSAGFEKHLLKE; translated from the coding sequence ATGGGACTTGAAAACTGTCAAGTACGTGCATCCGAAATCTCCGATACCACTCCGGCCCGCTATCAGTTTCAACAGGTCTGCATGGGAGTCCCCTGGCGAATCGAGTTCGAAGCCGACTCCAACGAAGACGCTCTTGCCGCCCAGAAGGCCGTGTTTGCCCGCGTTCGCGAGATCGACCGGGCCCTCTCCGATTACGACCCCGACAGCGAGCTGAATCAGCTCTGCCAGCAGGCGAAAACAGGCGAGAAAACCGAAGTCAGCGAGGATTTGTTCACTGTATTGTCAGCCGCCCAGACAATGTCCTGCCGCAGCGGCGGGGCATTCGACGTCACCGTCGGCCATATCACTGATCTGTGGCGGCGGGCCTATCGCAAGAATGCGCTGCCAGAGGAGGCGACTCTCAAAGACGCTCTGAGCCGCACGAGCTTCCGCTTGCTGCGACTGCATCCGGAATGTCGGACAGTTGAGTTTTTGAAGGACGATTTGCAGCTCGATCTGGGGGCGATCGCCAAAGGCTATGCAGCCGATGAAGCCCTCGAAGTCCTCAAAAACCAGGGAATTGACCGAGCATTGATCGACGCGTCCGGCGATATCGTCGTCGGCGACCCGCCCACCGGAGCCGAGCATTGGGTGATTGGCATCGCCCCGCTGAAGAGCCCTCAGGGGGAGCCGGACGTGTTTTTGAAGCTCGCCAACTGTTCCGTCGCCACATCCGGCGATGCGAGCCGTTATGTGGAGATCGACGGCACGCGATACTCGCACATCGTCGACCCGAAGACCGGAATCGGCCTCACCGAATCGAGCAGCGTGACCGTCATCGCCCCGGACGGCATGAATGCGGACGCCCTCGCCTCGGCTCTTTCCGTGATGGGCCCTGAGAAAGGATTGGCCATTCTGAAGAAGTACTCGGCCTCGGCCCTCATCGTGCTTGGGACAGACGATGGTTTCGAGCAGCACTCGTCAGCCGGCTTCGAGAAGCATCTTCTGAAGGAGTAA
- a CDS encoding formylglycine-generating enzyme family protein produces MQHTSRILLSLSLWATTAVIVSPLQAADKAVPAEDVTLKPFTVELPYTEITFDMVPIPGGEFQMGSPEEEVDRQDDEGPVHKVKIEPFWMGKCEVTWDEYDTYRYKLDVQRRELAGLDATDIDVKADAVTRPTKEYRDMTFGMGHDGYPAICMTQLAAKSYCEWLTEITGDYYRLPTEAEWEYACRAGTTTAYSFGDDPEDLDDYAWYYDNADEKYQKVGQKKPNPWGLYDMHGNVAEWCLDQYKPDFYKQFDGKVADNPMAVVETLYPRVVRGGSWDDDPDFLRSASRQKSDPLWKVRDPQLPKSMWYHTDALHVGFRVIRPLRRPSEAEIKDKVMHPDPPPELMK; encoded by the coding sequence ATGCAACATACTTCACGAATCCTGTTGTCGTTGAGCCTCTGGGCGACTACGGCAGTCATTGTTTCGCCCCTGCAGGCGGCCGACAAGGCTGTGCCGGCAGAAGACGTGACACTTAAGCCGTTCACCGTCGAACTTCCTTACACCGAGATCACGTTCGATATGGTGCCGATCCCCGGCGGCGAGTTCCAGATGGGCAGCCCTGAAGAGGAAGTCGACCGCCAGGACGATGAAGGTCCCGTTCATAAGGTGAAGATCGAACCGTTCTGGATGGGCAAATGCGAAGTGACCTGGGACGAGTACGACACGTACCGTTACAAGCTCGACGTGCAGCGCCGCGAACTGGCCGGACTGGATGCTACCGACATCGACGTGAAGGCCGATGCCGTCACCCGACCGACCAAAGAATACCGCGACATGACGTTCGGCATGGGACACGATGGCTATCCCGCCATCTGCATGACCCAGCTGGCTGCGAAGTCCTACTGCGAATGGCTCACGGAAATTACGGGCGACTATTATCGTCTGCCGACCGAAGCCGAGTGGGAATACGCCTGCCGAGCCGGCACGACCACCGCTTACTCCTTCGGCGATGATCCGGAAGATCTCGACGATTACGCCTGGTACTACGACAACGCCGACGAAAAGTACCAGAAGGTCGGCCAGAAGAAGCCGAACCCCTGGGGACTGTACGACATGCACGGCAACGTGGCCGAATGGTGCCTCGACCAGTACAAGCCCGACTTCTACAAGCAGTTCGACGGCAAAGTTGCCGACAACCCGATGGCCGTCGTTGAGACGCTGTATCCCCGCGTGGTCCGTGGCGGCTCCTGGGACGATGATCCCGATTTCCTCCGCAGCGCATCACGCCAGAAGTCTGATCCGCTCTGGAAGGTTCGCGATCCTCAGCTGCCCAAGAGCATGTGGTATCACACTGACGCTCTGCACGTCGGCTTCCGCGTAATCCGCCCGCTGCGTCGTCCGAGCGAAGCCGAGATCAAAGACAAAGTCATGCATCCGGATCCGCCGCCGGAACTGATGAAGTAA
- the recO gene encoding DNA repair protein RecO produces the protein MDRNKTEGIVIRQVDFSETSRVVTFFTRDYGRISVLAKGARRLKSAFEAAIDLLTRCQIVFLHKSTSSLDILTEAKLVNRFRAESHQVNAYYAGLYVAELLQSLSEEFDPYPRWYDAAVVTLSRLQSDADFRQAVIRFELVTLAELGLLPEFEQCQCGRPVEENSERWSLWIQQGVLLCSQCRHHEASARPLTGEVLSTLRRLSHSDMADETIPPIPDIQLRIIRPLLTALISNIIDRRPKMLAYLKF, from the coding sequence ATGGATAGAAACAAGACAGAAGGAATCGTCATTCGACAGGTCGACTTCAGTGAGACCAGTCGCGTGGTGACGTTTTTCACGCGGGACTACGGTCGCATCTCGGTCCTGGCGAAGGGGGCCAGGCGGCTCAAGAGCGCGTTCGAGGCTGCTATTGACCTGTTGACGAGATGTCAGATAGTTTTCCTCCACAAATCCACATCCAGTCTCGACATTCTTACGGAAGCCAAGCTCGTTAACCGGTTTCGGGCGGAGTCGCATCAGGTGAATGCGTACTACGCCGGTCTCTACGTGGCCGAGCTGCTTCAGTCCCTTTCCGAGGAGTTCGACCCTTACCCCCGCTGGTACGATGCCGCGGTCGTCACATTGAGCCGGTTGCAGTCGGATGCCGACTTCAGACAGGCCGTGATCCGATTCGAGCTCGTCACCCTGGCGGAACTGGGGCTGCTGCCGGAATTTGAGCAATGTCAGTGCGGACGTCCAGTCGAGGAAAATTCCGAACGCTGGTCGCTGTGGATTCAACAGGGAGTCTTGTTGTGTTCGCAATGTCGACATCACGAAGCGTCCGCGCGACCGCTGACCGGCGAGGTCCTGTCGACGCTGCGCCGACTGAGCCATTCCGACATGGCCGACGAGACAATTCCTCCCATTCCCGACATACAACTCCGCATCATCCGTCCTCTGCTGACGGCTCTGATTTCGAACATTATCGATCGTCGACCCAAGATGCTCGCCTACCTCAAGTTCTGA
- a CDS encoding tetratricopeptide repeat protein, which produces MNIYRMILRCQRSLVQTSLTGAMLCAVGCQTFRYGESEGKGGPLATPISAETSIDGVKGPLEKQLLANRSQSIVDLAAHQNTPDFQEYLAAKQLYDAGKYSEAETAFKELADRLELDENGQYRKRRFSNWYKPLSERVASYTDGPIREDAVFMVAECRYQQKEYPGAQDMYLGLLKVYPHTRHLETSTQRLYDIARIWMQFKPTTNKDVELAAYEDAGRASKPEVVNDPDYDRPSFFNLTDRKRPFTDTEGRALECLKAIWLNDPTGPLADDALMLTASHYLRTGRNFEAAETYRLLREEFPDSPHVKDAYLLGAHVTQASYQGAHYDGKELSEARQLRLIALNSLGNLDEEERKRLEAELQQVDDATVARDFAGALYWLNRGRFEAVEMHCHHIINTYPSSKYAGKARGLLTLLPQYKEQNTLLLAMQHITADDIPSVDNMPSQTAEAPPMPPQQPQTQPAPAAPEPQEEEAKPRYFPSWGIPKLKPIPIPGFQGDEPAPPEPGDAPPFNPSPGEMAPGRATLTLGEEPQK; this is translated from the coding sequence ATGAATATTTACCGCATGATTCTCCGCTGCCAGCGGTCTCTGGTGCAAACCAGCCTGACCGGGGCCATGCTTTGCGCTGTCGGCTGCCAGACGTTCCGCTATGGCGAGAGCGAAGGCAAGGGCGGTCCGCTCGCCACGCCGATTTCCGCCGAAACTTCGATCGATGGCGTGAAGGGCCCGCTGGAAAAACAGCTGCTGGCCAACCGCAGTCAGTCGATCGTCGATCTGGCCGCTCATCAGAACACCCCCGACTTCCAGGAATACCTGGCGGCCAAGCAGCTTTACGATGCCGGCAAGTACTCCGAAGCCGAGACGGCCTTCAAGGAGCTGGCCGACCGTCTCGAACTCGACGAGAATGGTCAGTATCGCAAACGTAGATTCTCGAACTGGTACAAACCGCTTTCCGAACGGGTCGCCAGCTACACCGATGGTCCGATTCGGGAAGACGCCGTCTTCATGGTTGCCGAATGTCGGTACCAGCAGAAGGAGTATCCCGGCGCTCAGGACATGTACCTTGGCCTGCTCAAGGTTTATCCGCACACGCGGCACCTGGAAACCTCGACGCAGCGACTGTACGACATCGCCCGCATCTGGATGCAGTTCAAGCCGACCACGAACAAGGATGTCGAACTGGCCGCCTACGAAGATGCCGGTCGGGCCAGCAAGCCGGAAGTTGTGAACGATCCCGACTACGATCGCCCCAGCTTCTTTAATCTGACGGATCGCAAGCGACCATTCACCGACACCGAAGGGCGCGCTCTGGAATGCCTTAAGGCGATCTGGTTGAACGACCCGACCGGGCCGCTCGCTGACGACGCCCTGATGCTGACCGCCAGCCATTACCTTCGTACGGGCCGAAACTTTGAAGCCGCGGAGACCTATCGTCTGCTGCGGGAAGAGTTCCCGGACAGTCCGCACGTGAAAGACGCCTACCTGCTGGGAGCCCACGTGACGCAGGCTTCGTATCAGGGGGCTCATTACGACGGCAAGGAGCTTTCCGAAGCTCGTCAACTGCGGTTGATCGCTCTCAATTCGTTGGGGAACCTCGATGAAGAAGAGCGGAAGCGGCTCGAAGCCGAACTGCAGCAGGTCGATGACGCGACCGTGGCCCGTGATTTTGCGGGGGCACTCTACTGGCTGAATCGCGGTCGATTCGAAGCGGTCGAGATGCACTGCCATCACATCATTAATACCTATCCGAGTTCCAAATACGCTGGCAAGGCACGCGGACTGCTGACTCTGTTGCCGCAATACAAAGAGCAGAATACGCTGCTCCTGGCGATGCAGCACATCACCGCCGACGACATCCCGTCGGTCGACAACATGCCGTCGCAGACTGCGGAAGCTCCGCCGATGCCGCCTCAGCAACCGCAGACGCAACCTGCGCCCGCCGCTCCGGAACCTCAGGAAGAAGAAGCTAAGCCGCGTTACTTCCCATCGTGGGGAATTCCCAAGCTGAAGCCGATTCCAATTCCGGGCTTCCAGGGCGACGAACCGGCTCCGCCTGAACCGGGAGACGCTCCGCCTTTCAATCCGAGTCCCGGCGAAATGGCACCCGGACGTGCGACGCTGACACTGGGCGAAGAGCCGCAGAAATAG
- the lptE gene encoding LPS assembly lipoprotein LptE → MTRRDFLNLFSCVAVGAIAGCGYRIGGPYDPEVRSVHVPIFTSDLFRRDINIELTEAVQKEIRARTPFQISSAEHADTVLIGHVVEVRKDVLGETAFDDPRQLQLGIGVEVLWEENHTGQLLARHQVPIDAPTRQLLMQANFAPEVGQSFATAKHEAITRLARRIVDLMEMPW, encoded by the coding sequence ATGACCCGTCGAGATTTCCTGAATCTGTTCAGCTGTGTGGCTGTTGGCGCGATCGCCGGCTGCGGCTACAGAATCGGCGGGCCGTATGACCCCGAAGTGCGGTCGGTCCACGTTCCGATTTTCACCTCGGACCTGTTCCGTCGTGATATCAACATCGAGCTGACCGAAGCGGTGCAGAAAGAGATCCGGGCCCGCACCCCGTTCCAGATCTCGTCCGCCGAGCATGCCGATACCGTGCTCATTGGCCATGTGGTCGAAGTCCGCAAGGACGTTCTCGGCGAAACCGCCTTCGACGATCCCCGACAGCTGCAGCTCGGGATTGGTGTCGAAGTCCTCTGGGAAGAGAACCACACCGGACAGCTGCTCGCCCGCCATCAGGTGCCGATCGACGCCCCGACGCGACAACTGCTGATGCAGGCCAACTTCGCCCCGGAAGTCGGTCAGTCCTTCGCAACCGCCAAGCACGAAGCCATCACCCGCCTGGCTCGCCGCATTGTCGACCTGATGGAAATGCCCTGGTAG
- the uvsE gene encoding UV DNA damage repair endonuclease UvsE has translation MIRLGLCCTFRDEPIKFCTTTVAAASKMERADSLQKLSRLCLSNADALYAALQFCGENGIGCFRVNSQILPLKTHDECGYDIAELPDAETIIARFKKCRAFARKNNLRTCFHPDQFVVLNSQREDVVERSLLEIEYQAEVAEWIGADVINIHGGGAFGDKQLALSEFARNLNRLSARARKRLTVENDDVTYTPVDLLPLCRDEGIPFVYDVHHHRCRPDEYSIEEATVHALATWKNREPLFHISSPLEGWHGPKPRRHHDFIDVADFPDCWKELDLTVEVEAKAKEVAVLELKSKL, from the coding sequence ATGATTCGGTTGGGCCTCTGCTGTACGTTCCGCGATGAACCGATCAAGTTCTGCACGACGACGGTCGCAGCCGCAAGCAAAATGGAACGGGCCGATTCGCTGCAGAAACTGAGTCGGCTCTGCCTGTCGAATGCCGATGCGCTCTATGCCGCGTTGCAATTCTGTGGCGAGAACGGCATCGGCTGCTTTCGGGTGAACAGTCAGATCCTGCCGCTGAAAACGCACGACGAGTGTGGCTACGACATCGCCGAACTTCCCGATGCGGAAACGATCATCGCCCGCTTCAAAAAGTGCAGAGCATTCGCCCGGAAGAACAATCTGCGAACCTGTTTTCATCCCGATCAGTTCGTAGTTCTCAACTCGCAGCGAGAGGATGTTGTCGAACGTTCGCTGCTGGAGATCGAGTATCAGGCCGAGGTCGCCGAGTGGATTGGAGCCGATGTCATCAACATTCATGGCGGAGGCGCTTTCGGCGACAAGCAGCTCGCACTCTCTGAATTCGCCCGCAATCTGAACCGGCTGTCCGCGCGAGCCCGCAAACGGCTGACCGTCGAGAACGATGATGTGACCTACACTCCTGTTGACCTGCTTCCCCTGTGCCGCGATGAGGGGATTCCGTTCGTTTACGATGTCCATCACCATCGCTGCCGCCCGGATGAATACTCCATCGAAGAAGCGACCGTGCATGCTCTGGCCACATGGAAAAACCGCGAGCCGCTGTTCCATATCTCCAGCCCTCTCGAAGGCTGGCACGGCCCGAAGCCGCGACGGCATCATGACTTCATCGACGTCGCCGACTTCCCCGACTGCTGGAAAGAACTCGACCTGACCGTCGAAGTCGAAGCGAAAGCAAAAGAGGTCGCCGTCCTTGAGTTGAAGAGCAAGCTGTAG
- a CDS encoding TspO/MBR family protein, with protein MSWMEWYQSLAKPEWTPAPSTISLMWQILYPIIVITFGYVFVQVARRKWPVRVAIPFAINLVANLSFTPLMFGLQSLPLATIDILIVWSTIIWMMIVVWSSSRWIALVQLPYLTWVSIATVLQLSITAMNWSRI; from the coding sequence ATGTCGTGGATGGAATGGTATCAGAGTCTCGCCAAACCGGAGTGGACCCCGGCTCCATCGACGATCTCGCTGATGTGGCAGATCCTGTATCCGATCATCGTCATCACGTTCGGATACGTTTTCGTGCAGGTCGCCCGGCGGAAATGGCCGGTGCGGGTCGCGATTCCATTCGCCATCAATCTGGTGGCCAACCTCAGCTTCACGCCACTGATGTTCGGACTGCAAAGCCTGCCGCTGGCGACGATTGATATCCTGATTGTGTGGTCGACGATTATCTGGATGATGATCGTCGTCTGGTCGTCCAGCCGCTGGATCGCTCTGGTCCAGCTTCCGTATCTGACATGGGTGTCGATTGCGACGGTGCTTCAACTGTCGATTACGGCCATGAACTGGTCGCGGATATGA
- a CDS encoding ArsR/SmtB family transcription factor, which produces MAEDRLQSKLCAEKLKALGEPIRVRIVDLLRDGEKTVTEIAESLSEEIVNISHHLGILYHAGLVEKTKQGRFMLYRLHPDVSAVSRGGKQHLDFGCCRLEVPDE; this is translated from the coding sequence GTGGCTGAGGATCGGCTTCAATCGAAACTGTGTGCGGAAAAGCTCAAAGCGTTGGGCGAACCGATTCGCGTGCGAATTGTGGACCTGCTGCGGGATGGCGAGAAAACCGTGACGGAGATCGCGGAGAGCCTGAGCGAGGAAATCGTCAACATCTCCCACCATCTCGGCATCCTGTATCACGCCGGGCTGGTTGAAAAGACGAAGCAGGGTCGCTTCATGCTCTACCGGCTGCATCCGGATGTCTCGGCCGTCAGCCGCGGCGGAAAGCAGCATCTCGATTTCGGCTGCTGTCGTCTGGAAGTGCCCGACGAGTAA
- a CDS encoding baeRF3 domain-containing protein, whose amino-acid sequence MLKTPKMNDVRELSAEGGEPCVSIYLPTHEKGPETREDPIRLRNCINEASKQLADWGMPGGEIRLLFQPFEDLHRSDGPAEAQEFWQHQGAGLAIFVSPNQEHQIFSLPDEVQEQTIIAPRFHVLPLLGALQHDRQFCLLDVSQNQVRLFEGSRTGLTAVELDDLPGSLIEVINGHQQKGFALHSFGGQPGAKDQAVPHGHYEHDRHAEYKEFLKAVAKPLNEYLYNSHKPLVFAGVDELFSYFRKECDYPHLVSEPISGNHDNMNPAELHKLAWPMVEKQIGEDEQLLLDRWGEARTSPAGKESIAEILIAAQDGRVETLLLQEGHPIWGTFDEEQRSISNADENAADNYDLCNVAALKTLRADGEVRLINGDQSFSEDGVAAIFRY is encoded by the coding sequence ATGCTGAAGACACCGAAGATGAACGACGTGAGAGAATTGTCCGCAGAGGGAGGCGAGCCGTGTGTGTCGATCTACCTGCCCACACACGAGAAGGGACCAGAAACGCGAGAGGATCCGATTCGTCTCAGGAACTGCATTAATGAGGCAAGCAAACAGCTGGCCGACTGGGGAATGCCCGGCGGAGAAATCCGACTTCTGTTCCAGCCGTTCGAAGATCTGCATCGCAGCGACGGTCCAGCCGAGGCTCAGGAGTTCTGGCAGCATCAGGGGGCAGGGCTCGCAATCTTCGTTTCACCCAATCAGGAACACCAGATTTTCTCGCTGCCTGATGAAGTTCAGGAGCAGACGATCATCGCTCCGCGGTTCCATGTGCTTCCGCTGCTCGGGGCCCTTCAGCACGATCGACAATTCTGTCTGCTCGATGTCAGTCAGAATCAGGTCCGACTGTTTGAGGGTTCGCGGACGGGGCTCACCGCAGTGGAACTCGATGATCTGCCCGGTTCGCTGATCGAAGTCATCAATGGCCATCAGCAGAAAGGATTTGCTCTGCATTCCTTCGGGGGACAGCCGGGGGCCAAAGATCAGGCTGTGCCGCACGGACACTATGAACACGATCGGCACGCGGAATACAAGGAGTTTCTTAAGGCGGTCGCAAAGCCGCTCAATGAGTATCTCTACAACAGCCATAAGCCGCTGGTGTTCGCGGGAGTCGATGAGCTCTTCTCGTATTTTCGGAAGGAGTGCGACTATCCGCATCTCGTGTCCGAGCCGATCTCGGGAAATCACGACAACATGAACCCGGCGGAGTTGCATAAACTCGCCTGGCCAATGGTCGAGAAGCAGATCGGGGAGGATGAGCAACTTCTTCTGGATCGCTGGGGCGAAGCCCGCACGTCGCCGGCCGGCAAGGAGTCGATTGCCGAGATTCTCATCGCTGCGCAGGATGGACGAGTGGAAACGCTGCTGTTGCAGGAAGGGCACCCGATCTGGGGAACCTTCGATGAAGAGCAGCGTTCGATTTCCAATGCGGATGAAAACGCAGCCGACAACTACGACCTTTGCAACGTCGCTGCCCTCAAAACTTTGAGAGCCGACGGCGAAGTCCGGTTGATTAATGGCGATCAGTCCTTCAGCGAGGACGGTGTCGCCGCAATCTTCCGCTATTGA